In a genomic window of Streptomyces katrae:
- a CDS encoding DUF317 domain-containing protein — MAAEGSKHGFATTIEALRLRSWQVGPGQPSSVIDQFNAEDFNLIVDDRADHHISSKDGRFYLGWFPTGRPGTDGEGWKLAVTGPAEFPGYHVSFDVDTPAELVAAAVAHVLVTSRPVTLG; from the coding sequence ATGGCTGCGGAAGGTTCGAAACACGGGTTCGCCACGACGATCGAGGCGCTGAGGCTCCGCTCCTGGCAAGTCGGTCCAGGGCAGCCGTCCAGCGTGATCGACCAGTTCAACGCCGAGGACTTCAACCTCATCGTGGACGACCGGGCCGATCACCACATCAGCAGCAAGGACGGCCGCTTCTACCTTGGCTGGTTCCCCACCGGACGCCCCGGCACCGACGGCGAGGGCTGGAAACTCGCGGTCACCGGGCCCGCAGAGTTCCCCGGCTACCACGTCTCGTTCGACGTCGACACGCCCGCCGAGCTCGTCGCGGCCGCCGTCGCGCACGTACTGGTCACCTCCCGCCCCGTGACCCTGGGCTGA